A region from the Coffea eugenioides isolate CCC68of unplaced genomic scaffold, Ceug_1.0 ScVebR1_1070;HRSCAF=1860, whole genome shotgun sequence genome encodes:
- the LOC113754810 gene encoding uncharacterized protein LOC113754810, translating to MAEAIPLKQVRKEDVVNFIRVNIIYRYGVPRYIITDNGKSFSNSLMDKLCEKFNLKQRKSSMYNAPANDLAEAFNKTLCNLLKKVVAKSKKDWHERIGETLWPYRTTYRTTTQGTSYALIYGVEAVLPLEQQIPSLRIAIQEGLTEEENIRLRLEELKGLDEKKLEAQQNLECYHARLSRVFYKKVRSRSFQIGDMVLAVRKLIVMTHRTKDKFVSKWDGPYVVREIYTNGAYKLVDKDDVKVGPINGKFMKLYMP from the coding sequence ATGGCTGAAGCCATACCGCTCAAACAAGTTAGAAAGGAAGATGTGGTGAATTTTATTCGTGTGAATATTATTTACCGTTATGGAGTTCCCCGGTACATTATCACTGATAATGGAAAATCCTTCTCCAATAGCTTGATGGATAAATTGTGCGAGAAATTTAATCTCAAGCAACGCAAGTCCTCCATGTATAATGCCCCCGCCAATGACCTCGCAGAGGCATTCAACAAAACTTTGTGTAACTTGTTGAAGAAAGTGGTGGCCAAATCAAAGAAGGATTGGCACGAAAGGATAGGTGAAACTCTTTGGCCTTATCGCACTACATACCGAACTACAACGCAAGGCACATCATATGCCTTAATCTATGGTGTAGAAGCTGTTCTGCCCCTTGAGCAACAAATTCCTTCTTTGAGAATTGCTATTCAGGAAGGGCTCACGGAGGAAGAAAATATTCGCCTGCGCCTTGAAGAATTGAAAGGTTTAGATGAAAAGAAATTGGAGGCCCAACAAAATCTCGAATGCTATCATGCCCGTCTCTCTAGAGTTTTTTATAAGAAAGTTCGGAGCCGCTCCTTTCAAATCGGGGACATGGTACTTGCCGTTCGAAAGCTAATAGTTATGACCCATCGTACTAAAGACAAATTCGTCTCTAAATGGGATGGACCATACGTTGTTCGAGAAATCTACACGAATGGCGCGTACAAACTAGTGGACAAAGATGACGTAAAAGTTGGTCCTATAAATGGAAAATTCATGAAGTTATACATGCcatag
- the LOC113754811 gene encoding uncharacterized protein LOC113754811 — protein MSTYPESSDRPVTTSSTDLVNLGAQLSEVLNRFNELNMEMTAQRRVIDQLVTGSSGGIQREPLPANPTEPILLPCTQTSFTPHFANPHKETFTYFTHDLPHTHAPTTQANPPHLQIPQNHPSVNLNRPLESQKPYYNFTAEPFTLDTAIQWKVEAGGSSAPIDKNLLKRLDRFDEFMRKSQGLSKQESLDYNELCLFPDMQLPVGFKAPKFSKYDGTGNPKTHLRMFANKLGKPMDDENLPVRLFPESLEGDALDWYSNLKPEDMRTWLDLSTVFIRQYEYNCDLAPTRTTLERTKRKPSEDHKTYAKRWRKLAAKVEPSMTEDEIVRTFIKAHDPPYFEEIFRMTGCSFAEIVNKLEEYDEFVRAGKIVNVSALKSQLEAMQNQGDSSKKSQFEKKEEETSFVWNQSPSFRPRYRQYPTYPSHYSHQSHPRPVYRTTINHHRSRPNYPNTPTTPFHISPPNFQTRPRPPYNPRPVPPNKQNYNHPQTHEIQNPGRSRVFTNLVRPIDQLYEQLKAAGKIGMVPPPTYPYGMPAWYNPQAVCAYHSGAPGHSTLDCKALKHKVQDMIESGEIVIRKRETQGPNVNRNPLPEHVNTIGVILDDTEYVEQVKEMAREAEVFGITDQPFVIELPSEEDKKPFILDLTPTESEALEPVFIEFPKQEPVLSLQQVPWNYDEPVIQIGEKSIAKKEVSVVTRSGKTASPFETAIPIPANNSEPPVKPTITEREALDFLKRLQRSEYNVVEKLSKSPAQISMLDLLFSSDRHRDALIELLTKAQIPKDISVDNFSHVVGNVLFTKQITFSDEELPAEGIGHNKALYIVVRCNGKMLPKVLIDNGSALNICPWNTLEKLGLQDV, from the coding sequence ATGAGTACATATCCGGAATCGTCTGATAGGCCTGTAACGACATCATCAACTGACTTGGTGAATCTGGGAGCTCAACTGAGCGAAGTGCTAAACAGGTTCAATGAACTGAATATGGAAATGACCGCACAACGACGTGTAATTGATCAGCTAGTCACTGGGAGCAGCGGCGGTATCCAGCGGGAACCCTTACCTGCCAATCCAACTGAACCAATACTTTTACCCTGTACTCAAACCTCCTTTACTCCACATTTTGCAAATCCGCATAAAGAAACTTTTACTTATTTCACTCATGACCTACCGCATACCCACGCGCCCACTACCCAAGCCAATCCTCCTCACCTCCAAATTCCCCAAAATCATCCATCTGTAAATCTGAACAGGCCGCTTGAATCCCAAAAGCCATATTACAATTTCACTGCTGAACCATTCACGCTGGATACCGCTATCCAATGGAAAGTTGAAGCTGGGGGATCCTCTGCACCAATTGACAAGAATTTGCTAAAAAGGTTGGATCGGTTTGATGAATTCATGAGAAAGAGTCAGGGTTTGAGCAAACAAGAGAGCTTGGATTATAACGAGTTATGCTTGTTTCCTGACATGCAACTACCTGTGGGTTTTAAAGCACCCAAATTTAGCAAGTATGACGGAACAGGCAACCCCAAGACGCATCTCCGaatgtttgccaacaagttgggcaagccaaTGGATGATGAGAATCTGCCAGTTCGTTTGTTTCCTGAAAGCTTAGAAGGCGATGCACTGGACTGGTATTCCAATTTGAAGCCCGAGGACATGAGAACATGGTTGGACTTATCAACCGTTTTTATAAGGCAATACGAATACAATTGCGATTTGGCTCCAACAAGGACTACACTGGAAAGAACTAAAAGGAAACCATCTGAGGATCACAAGACGTATGCAAAAAGATGGAGAAAATTGGCTGCCAAGGTGGAACCCTCCATGACTGAAGATGAAATTGTGCGTACATTTATTAAAGCTCATGACCCGCCCTATTTTGAGGagatttttcgcatgactggatgttcCTTCGCAGAAATTGTTAATAAATTGGAAGAGTATGATGAGTTTGTGAGAGcaggaaagattgttaatgtgtcagCTCTGAAATCACAATTGGAAGCGATGCAAAATCAAGGCGATAGTAGTAAGAAATCCCAGTTCGAGAAGAAAGAGGAGGAAACTTCATTTGTTTGGAACCAAAGCCCTTCTTTCCGACCTAGGTACCGACAATACCCCACTTATCCATCCCATTACTCACACCAGTCACACCCTCGACCTGTCTATCGTACTACCATTAACCATCATCGATCCCGACCAAATTATCCAAACACACCCACAACACCATTCCATATTTCTCCACCTAACTTCCAAACTAGACCTCGCCCTCCTTATAATCCCAGACCTGTTCCGCCAAACAAACAGAACTACAACCATCctcaaacccatgaaatacaAAATCCCGGCCGATCTCGAGTTTTTACCAACTTAGTCAGGCCCATTGACCAACTGTACGAACAGCTCaaggccgccgggaaaattggtatggtaccccctcctacctatCCATATGGTATGCCCGCTTGGTATAACCCGcaagctgtctgtgcttatcacTCGGGGGCACCCGGACATTCCACTTTGGACTGCAAGGCTCTTAAGCATAAAgttcaagatatgattgaatcTGGAGAAATTGTAATTAGAAAGAGGGAGACACAAGGGCCGAATGTAAATAGGAACCCCTTGCCGGAACACGTTAATACCATTGGGGTCATTCTGGATGACACGGAGTACGTGGAACAAGTCAAAGAGATGGCTAGGGAAGCTGAGGTGTTTGGGATCACAGACCAGCCATTTGTCATAGAGTTACCATCCGAAGAAGATAAAAAGCCTTTTATCTTGGATCTCACGCCAACTGAGAGTGAGGCTTTAGAGCCAGTATTCATCGAATTCCCGAAGCAAGAACCTGTTTTAAGTCTGCAGCAAGTGCCATGGAATTACGATGAACCTGTCATACAGATTGGGGAGAAGTCAATTGCAAAGAAGGAAGTGTCAGTGGTTACCAGATCGGGGAAGACTGCTAGTCCGTTTGAAACTGCCATTCCGATTCCAGCAAATAACTCCGAGCCGCCCGTTAAACCAACAATCACCGAGAGAGAAGCCTTGGATTTCCTTAAGAGACTTCAGAGAAGTGAGTACAATGTAGTTGAAAAGCTGAGCAAGTCGCCTGCCCAGATATCCATGTTAGATTTACTCTTTTCTTCAGATAGGCATAGGGACGCGCTGATCGAGTTGTTGAccaaagctcaaatccctaaggACATTTCAGTTGATAATTTCTCACATGTGGTTGGGAACGTATTATTCACCAAACAAATCACTTTCTCTGACGAGGAATTGCCggcggaaggcattggacataacaaggccctGTACATAGTTGTGAGGTGCAACGGAAAAATGCTGCCGAAGGTATTGATTGACAATGGATCCGCTCTTAATATCTGTCCCTGGAACACCTTGGAAAAGCTAGGATTGCAAGACGTCtag